One window of Trifolium pratense cultivar HEN17-A07 linkage group LG5, ARS_RC_1.1, whole genome shotgun sequence genomic DNA carries:
- the LOC123887418 gene encoding lysine histidine transporter 1-like has translation MVGAGVLGLPHAMSQLGWGPGVTLLILSWIITLYTLWQMVEMHEMVPGKRFDRYHELGQHAFGEKLGLYIVVPQQLIVEVGGGIVYMVTGGASLKKFHDTVCPSCKKIKLSFFIMIFASAQFVLSHLPSFNSISGVSLVAAVMSFCYSTIAWTASVHKGVQENVQYSKKAKNTTELVFNFFNALGTVAFAYAGHSVVLEIQATIPSTPEKPSKVSMWRGVIVAYIIVALCYWPVAIIGYWIFGNEVNDNILISLEKPSWLIAMANLFVGFHVIGSYQVFTMPVFDMIESVLVKKMNFKPSSLLRFAVRNVYVAFTMFIAITIPFFGGLLGFFGGFAVTPTTYFLPCIIWLKIHKPKRFSLSWCTNWICIILGLCIIILAPIGALRSIILDAKTYKFYS, from the exons ATGGTTGGAGCTGGTGTTCTTGGTCTCCCCCATGCCATGTCACAACTTGGATG GGGTCCAGGTGTGACTTTACTTATCCTTTCATGGATCATCACATTATACACATTATGGCAAATGGTAGAAATGCATGAAATGGTTCCAGGAAAACGTTTTGATAGATACCATGAATTGGGTCAACATGCATTTGGTGAAAAATTAGGTCTTTATATTGTGGTGCCTCAACAACTTATTGTAGAAGTTGGTGGGGGTATTGTCTATATGGTCACTGGGGGTGCATCATTGAAGAAGTTTCATGATACAGTTTGTCCAAGTTGCAAAAAGATTAAATTGAGCTTTTTCATTATGATATTTGCTTCTGCTCAATTTGTATTGTCTCATCTACCAAGCTTCAACTCCATTTCTGGTGTATCTTTGGTTGCAGCAGTCATGTCCTTTTG TTACTCTACAATTGCTTGGACTGCAAGTGTACATAAGGGAGTACAAGAAAATGTGCAATATAGTAAAAAGGCTAAAAATACTACAGAATTagtctttaatttctttaatgcACTAGGCACTGTTGCTTTTGCTTATGCTGGACATAGTGTGGTATTGGAAATCCAAGCAACAATTCCATCAACACCTGAAAAACCATCCAAGGTTTCAATGTGGAGAGGAGTTATTGTTGCTTACATTATTGTTGCTTTGTGCTATTGGCCAGTTGCTATTATTGGTTATTGGATATTTGGCAATGAGGTTAATGATAACATTTTAATCTCTTTAGAGAAACCATCATGGCTTATTGCAATGGCAAATCTATTTGTTGGTTTCCATGTAATTGGAAGTTACCAG GTTTTTACGATGCCAGTGTTTGATATGATTGAAAGTGTTTTGgtaaagaaaatgaatttcaaaccaAGTTCACTTCTTCGTTTTGCTGTTCGGAATGTATATGTCG cATTCACAATGTTCATTGCTATTACCATTCCATTTTTCGGTGGTCTATTAGGATTTTTTGGAGGATTTGCTGTTACTCCAACAACATACTTT CTTCCATGTATCATATGGCTGAAAATTCACAAACCTAAGAGATTCAGTTTGTCTTGGTGTACTAATTGG ATATGTATTATACTTGGTCTATGTATAATAATTTTAGCACCTATTGGAGCATTGAGGAGTATTATACTTGACGCCAAGACCTACAAATTTTACTCATAA